In a genomic window of Melopsittacus undulatus isolate bMelUnd1 chromosome 1, bMelUnd1.mat.Z, whole genome shotgun sequence:
- the RRS1 gene encoding ribosome biogenesis regulatory protein homolog, translated as MAAVRVEEVLAAAEEQEAEKRRSVVVEKELELEFDLGNLLALDRNPPPAAGLRGAGPQREAQLLALARDNTQLLVAQLWELPAERAGGAGGPLVARLPEPTFRLPREKPPPRPKPPTRWEQFARLKGIRRRKRTSLVWDEQAKEWRRRWGYRRAGGDPARAWLAEVPAGADPEEDQFARLRREKRERVARNELNRLRNLARAHRAGTVVPAAPLHPTGHQSKEELSHVARVARVSTASLGRFQPRLPKESAEPPSRSGGRKRRFEPLLGNLAAERSRQLELLKNMSSKKPVLDITRAVNKQLRQEEAEAAAAKGKKQSQRGKRGRRQQRTGRSSKKSAARRQQQRPGGGSTGGSKRKKA; from the coding sequence ATGGCGGCCGTGCGGGTGGAGGAGGTGCTGGCTGCCGCCGAGGAGCAGGAAGCTGAGAAGCGGCGGAGCGTGGTAGTGGAGAAGGAGCTGGAACTGGAGTTCGACCTGGGCAACCTGCTGGCTCTGGACCGCAACCCGCCGCCGGCGGCGGGGCTGCGCGGGGCCGGCCCGCAGCGGGAGGCGCAGCTGCTGGCGCTGGCCCGCGACAACACGCAGCTGCTGGTGGCCCAGCTGTGGGAGCTGCCGGCCGAGCGCGCCGGCGGGGCGGGAGGGCCGCTGGTGGCGCGGCTGCCCGAGCCGACCTTCCGGCTGCCGCGGGAGAAGCCGCCGCCGCGACCGAAGCCGCCGACACGGTGGGAGCAGTTCGCGCGACTGAAGGGCATCCGGCGGCGCAAGCGGACTTCGCTGGTGTGGGACGAGCAGGCCAAGGAGTGGCGACGGCGCTGGGGTTACCGGCGGGCCGGCGGTGACCCGGCCCGCGCCTGGCTGGCGGAGGTGCCGGCGGGCGCAGACCCGGAGGAGGACCAGTTCGCCCGGCTGCGGCGGGAGAAGCGGGAGCGCGTGGCGCGTAACGAGCTGAACCGACTGCGCAACCTGGCCCGGGCCCACCGGGCCGGGACCGTCGTCCCCGCCGCTCCCCTCCACCCCACCGGCCACCAGAGCAAGGAGGAGCTGAGCCACGTCGCCCGGGTCGCCCGCGTCTCCACCGCGTCGCTCGGCCGCTTCCAGCCACGGCTGCCCAAGGAGTCAGCAGAGCCGCCATCCCGCAGCGGCGGCAGGAAACGCCGCTTCGAGCCGCTGCTGGGCAACCTGGCGGCGGAGCGCAGCCGGCAGCTGGAGCTACTGAAGAACATGAGCAGCAAGAAGCCTGTCCTCGACATCACCCGTGCTGTCAACAAGCAGCTGCGCCAGGAGGAAGCCGAGGCGGCCGCCGCCAAGGGCAAGAAGCAGTCGCAGCGGGGGAAGCGCGGCCGCCGGCAGCAGCGGACTGGCCGCAGCAGCAAGAAGAGTGCGGCCCGGCGACAGCAGCAGCGGCCTGGGGGCGGCAGCACTGGTGGCagcaagaggaagaaagcaTGA